Proteins found in one Legionella pneumophila subsp. pascullei genomic segment:
- a CDS encoding class I SAM-dependent methyltransferase produces the protein MSKREWPANDYAIGSYIQATVAEEYLSYLKVNPTDRILDIGCGNGAFTKNILMKVPQGSVLGIDASENMLDLAQGMSKEYPNFSVQKADVLTMDFHAQFDYVVSFWCLQWACANIQKAFLNIVNALKPGGKFLTLFPAGDDPFIMSYYALKKSGQFTSLHDFIPPVDYSHLNNLEKKLESLSCQELKVKLCRQSITLPSLDVFRKFVNGIAFYQGQLPNEEIQKINEAMVQYYDNECQAKYHGEYQFNFTIYLVTGEK, from the coding sequence ATGTCAAAACGTGAGTGGCCCGCCAATGACTATGCCATTGGCTCTTATATTCAAGCGACTGTTGCCGAAGAATATTTATCGTACCTGAAAGTAAATCCCACAGATAGAATATTGGATATTGGCTGCGGTAATGGCGCTTTTACAAAAAACATTCTTATGAAAGTACCTCAAGGTTCTGTATTAGGCATAGACGCTTCCGAGAATATGTTAGATTTAGCCCAAGGCATGAGTAAGGAATATCCTAACTTTTCAGTCCAGAAAGCGGATGTACTCACAATGGACTTTCACGCACAATTTGACTATGTTGTCTCTTTTTGGTGTTTGCAATGGGCATGTGCCAATATTCAAAAAGCATTTTTAAATATCGTTAACGCATTGAAACCCGGAGGGAAATTTCTCACTCTTTTTCCAGCAGGAGACGATCCGTTTATCATGAGTTATTACGCATTAAAAAAATCAGGACAGTTTACATCCTTGCATGATTTTATCCCTCCTGTAGATTATTCTCACTTAAACAATCTGGAAAAAAAACTGGAGTCGTTAAGCTGTCAGGAGCTAAAAGTAAAGCTATGCCGACAATCCATTACCCTCCCTTCCCTGGATGTTTTCAGGAAATTCGTCAATGGAATTGCTTTTTATCAAGGACAATTGCCCAATGAAGAGATACAAAAAATCAACGAAGCTATGGTTCAATATTACGATAATGAATGCCAAGCCAAATATCATGGTGAATATCAATTTAATTTCACTATCTATTTAGTAACCGGCGAAAAATAA
- a CDS encoding NAD-dependent formate dehydrogenase translates to MFNQSQQKIVCVLYDDPKGGFPPNYARESIPELDQYPDGQSLPAPDSIDFIPGEMLGSVSGELGLRKFLESNGHQFIVTSDKDGPDSVFARELKDATVVISQPFWPAYLTRGRIESAPKLKLAITAGIGSDHVDLQAAMEHNITVCEVTYCNSISVAEHTVMMILALVRDFIPQYNTVIDGGWNIADCVSRSYDLEGMKVGCVAAGRIGLAVLRRLKPFAVKLHYTDRHRLPVQLEQELNLTYHSSVESMVKVCDVVSIHCPLHSETEYLFDERLIKQMRRGSYLINTARGKICDQLAVANALESGHLAGYAGDVWFPQPPAQNHPWRSMPHHAMTPHTSGTTLSAQARYAAGVREILECWLGNKPIRDEYLIVSQGRLAGVGSHSYSAGNSTTGAEQAIALV, encoded by the coding sequence ATGTTCAACCAGAGTCAGCAAAAAATTGTTTGTGTGCTTTATGATGATCCCAAGGGTGGCTTTCCTCCAAACTATGCCAGAGAATCGATTCCAGAATTGGATCAATATCCTGATGGTCAAAGCCTCCCTGCCCCTGATTCGATTGATTTTATTCCAGGTGAAATGCTAGGTTCTGTTAGTGGTGAATTGGGACTGAGAAAATTTCTTGAAAGCAACGGACATCAATTTATAGTAACTTCTGATAAGGATGGCCCTGATTCAGTATTTGCCAGAGAATTAAAAGACGCGACTGTCGTCATTTCCCAACCTTTTTGGCCAGCTTATTTAACTCGTGGTCGTATTGAGAGCGCTCCTAAACTTAAGCTGGCAATTACAGCAGGTATTGGTTCAGATCATGTCGATTTGCAAGCGGCCATGGAACATAATATCACCGTTTGTGAAGTCACCTATTGTAACAGCATCAGCGTTGCTGAACATACAGTGATGATGATTTTGGCCTTGGTACGGGATTTTATTCCCCAATACAACACAGTAATTGATGGCGGTTGGAATATCGCGGATTGCGTCAGTCGTTCTTATGATTTGGAAGGCATGAAAGTGGGATGTGTTGCTGCAGGCCGAATTGGATTAGCTGTTTTAAGACGTTTAAAGCCGTTTGCTGTAAAACTGCATTATACCGACAGGCATAGACTACCAGTGCAATTGGAACAGGAACTGAATTTGACTTATCACTCCTCTGTTGAATCCATGGTGAAAGTCTGTGATGTGGTATCGATTCATTGTCCATTGCATTCGGAAACAGAATACCTTTTTGATGAGCGGTTAATAAAACAGATGAGACGTGGTTCTTATTTAATCAATACCGCCCGGGGGAAAATATGCGATCAACTCGCTGTAGCTAATGCTCTGGAATCTGGACATTTGGCAGGTTATGCCGGAGATGTCTGGTTTCCACAACCTCCTGCCCAAAACCATCCATGGCGATCGATGCCACATCACGCCATGACACCACATACATCAGGAACTACCTTGTCCGCACAAGCACGATATGCCGCAGGAGTCAGAGAAATATTAGAGTGTTGGTTAGGGAATAAACCTATTAGAGATGAATATCTGATCGTATCTCAAGGCCGTTTAGCTGGAGTTGGTTCTCATTCCTATAGTGCAGGCAATAGTACGACAGGGGCTGAGCAAGCAATAGCATTGGTTTAA
- the ceg10 gene encoding Ceg14 family Dot/Icm T4SS effector, with product MFKKSCAKATDQNRQELFMDGLLGDFQKMKEKALNQQQERRSKKRELHCKSSEKTKKPNQYAALTHSQVQEVKAKVRTVNDKFHLNAEEKKLWELILLGNQLAQNISSCDLPTDNEDDASLVKLTQIFADETLERTDLTWLNKILKIALYSRGSGFGNCQEKAFFVFALLLHQAQKPESLIHSLRLATFNNHFILIVNEQFLMDPWLNLAFPLSKGNQQLEIGYVFEGFGRLVNYFSINQEGQCFTHAVRVGGTTERDSSSEKDMPTCIHLLLSHRDYFDLSIVSERDIDTKTKRRKYEHQDQGMSQNKQETSNQSIEPVNIDSNHTTWDNERTTDDFLEQFEQTHPIYNPGFFSFGQEDVGLKPDFQKNVFKF from the coding sequence ATGTTCAAAAAATCCTGTGCCAAAGCGACTGATCAAAATAGACAGGAATTATTTATGGACGGCCTTTTAGGTGATTTTCAAAAAATGAAAGAAAAAGCACTTAATCAGCAACAAGAAAGACGCTCAAAAAAAAGGGAACTTCACTGCAAATCTTCTGAAAAAACAAAAAAGCCGAATCAGTATGCCGCCCTTACTCATTCTCAAGTTCAGGAAGTTAAAGCAAAAGTCCGGACAGTTAATGATAAATTCCATCTCAATGCTGAAGAAAAAAAACTCTGGGAGCTGATTCTGCTTGGCAATCAATTGGCACAAAACATCAGTTCCTGTGATTTACCTACCGATAATGAAGACGATGCTTCACTGGTTAAGCTAACTCAAATTTTCGCTGATGAAACTCTGGAAAGAACTGATTTGACCTGGCTAAATAAAATTCTGAAGATTGCTCTGTATAGCAGAGGCTCTGGTTTTGGTAATTGCCAGGAAAAAGCTTTTTTTGTTTTTGCACTTCTGTTACACCAGGCACAAAAACCAGAAAGCTTAATTCACTCCCTTCGATTAGCGACCTTTAATAATCATTTTATACTAATAGTCAATGAACAGTTTTTAATGGATCCCTGGTTGAATTTGGCCTTCCCCTTATCAAAGGGTAATCAACAACTGGAAATAGGTTACGTTTTTGAGGGATTCGGCCGACTTGTCAATTATTTTTCAATCAATCAGGAAGGTCAGTGTTTTACCCATGCAGTTAGGGTGGGGGGTACCACAGAACGTGACTCCTCTTCCGAAAAAGACATGCCAACATGTATTCATTTGCTGCTTAGTCACAGGGATTATTTTGATCTATCAATCGTTTCGGAGAGAGACATTGATACTAAGACAAAAAGAAGAAAATATGAGCATCAGGATCAAGGGATGTCGCAAAATAAACAAGAAACATCCAATCAATCCATCGAACCAGTGAATATAGACTCAAACCATACAACTTGGGATAACGAAAGGACAACAGACGATTTTCTAGAGCAATTTGAGCAAACACATCCTATCTACAATCCAGGTTTCTTTTCATTTGGTCAAGAGGATGTTGGTTTAAAACCAGACTTCCAAAAGAATGTATTTAAATTTTAA